One genomic region from Leptolyngbyaceae cyanobacterium JSC-12 encodes:
- a CDS encoding transposase (IMG reference gene:2510094910~PFAM: Insertion element protein), with amino-acid sequence MVLEPVHCPTCNSTNIVKHGKTAEGKQRYKCRNSECTRHSFVLEYSYRGYLPDVKQQICEMALNGSGIRDTARVLRISPTTVIEELKKRSSS; translated from the coding sequence ATGGTACTCGAACCTGTACACTGTCCCACTTGCAACAGCACTAACATCGTCAAACATGGCAAGACGGCTGAAGGCAAACAACGATATAAATGTCGGAATTCCGAATGCACTCGCCATAGCTTTGTTCTGGAGTATTCCTACCGAGGTTACTTACCTGATGTGAAACAACAGATTTGTGAGATGGCACTCAATGGCAGCGGAATTCGCGATACTGCACGAGTACTCAGAATTAGTCCGACTACTGTCATTGAAGAATTAAAAAAAAGATCGTCATCTTGA